TGGCGACAAAGTAAAAGTAGAATTAACCCCTTACGATCTGTCCAAGGGTCGCATTGTTTACCGCGCTCGCTAATAATAATCAAGGCTTCTTCTATCAATTTACTTTGTGAAGCTTTGGTTGTTCATCCATAAAAAAACCACGCTGTTGCGTGGTTTTTTGTTTATAAAGTAAATCGAGTGAATGAGCTATTTTAGTGAATAACAGCTTCTTTCACTACGTCAAACTTAAGCTTGTCTTTCTTCTCATCCAAGGTCACTTTGACATTGCCGCCTTCGTTTAAGTCACCAAACAATATCTTATCGGCCAAGGGTTTCTTCAAGTGTTCTTGGATGACGCGCGCCATAGGTCGAGCCCCCATCTGACGATCGTAGCCTTTGTGGGCCAACCAGCCCCGCGCGTTATCTGATACATCCAGCAAGACGCCTTTAGGATCCAGCTGAGCCTGTAACTCCACTAGGAACTTATCCACCACATTGAAGATGATGCGTTCATCCAATTGCTGGAATTGAATCACTGCATCCAAGCGGTTTCTAAATTCCGGTGTGAAAGTACGATTAATCACTTCCATACCATCCGTTGAGTTATCTTGGTTAGAGAAGCCAATGGATCGACGAGCCAACTCTTCCGCACCGGCATTGGACGTCATGATCAAAATCACATTGCGGAAGTCTGCTTTACGACCATTGTTGTCCGTCAAGGTACCATGATCCATGACTTGCAACAGCAGATTAAAGACTTCAGGATGGGCTTTTTCAATCTCATCCAACAAAACCACGCTGTGAGGATTCTTAGTCACGGCTTCCGTTAATAACCCACCCTGATCAAAACCGACGTACCCAGGTGGTGCACCAATCAAGCGCGATACCGCATGGCGTTCCATGTATTCGGACATATCGAAACGAATCAACTCCAAACCAAGCTGTTTGGCCAATTGTTTGGTCACTTCCGTTTTACCAACCCCTGTAGGGCCCGCCATCAGGAAGGAACCAATCGGCTTCTGCTCAGCTTTTAGACCAGCACGTGACAACTTAATGGCCGCCGACAAAGAATCAATCGCATCGTCTTGTCCAAACACCACCATTTTCAGGTTACGCTCTAAGTTTGCCAATACTTGTCTGTCATCTGAATTCACCGCTTTAACAGGGACACGGGCGATTTTAGAGACAATGTCTTCTATTTCTGCCACCGTAATCACAGACTTACGCTGTTCTTCTGGCTGCAGTCTTTGATACGCGCCCGCTTCGTCGACAACATCAATGGCTTTATCCGGCATGTGACGATCTGTCACATAACGCTGCGCTAATTCTGCTGCTGCCAATAGGGCTGGCTCTTCATATTTGATTTGATGATGTTCTTCAAAAGCACCAATGATGCCTTTGAGAATTTGATAGGTATCATCAACACTGGGTTCGTTCACATCAATTTTCTGGAAACGACGAGCTAAGGCATGGTCTTTTTCAAACACCCCGCGAAACTCTTGGAAGGTGGTTGAACCGATACAACGTAACCCACCCGAGCTCAACACAGGTTTCAACAAGTTAGATGCGTCCATCACGCCACCAGAAGCCGCCCCTGCCCCTATGATGGTATGAATTTCATCAATGAACAGAATTGCATTAGGCAGCTTCTTCAACTCACTTAGTAACTGTTTCAAGCGTTTTTCGAAGTCACCACGGTATTTGGTACCGGCCAACAGTGCACCAAGATCCAAGGAATAAACCACGCCATCGGCAATAACATCTGGCACCTGCCCATCGACAATGCGTTTGGCCAAGCCTTCTGCAATGGCGGTTTTGCCCACACCCGACTCACCAACCAATAAGGGGTTGTTTTTACGGCGACGGGACAAGGTCTGGATAACACGCTCTACTTCGTATTCACGACCAATCAGCTTGTCTATCTTACCGTTGCGAGCTTCTTCATTGAGGTTGAGCGCAAACTTCTGTAGAGGAGCGGTATTGGTTTCTTCCGTATCCTCATCTTGCTCAACTTCATCCGAAGAATCGCCCATTTTGGAAATGCCATGGGCAACATAATTCACCACGTCAATGCGCGCAACGCCATGACGTTTTAACAAGTAAACCGTTTGACTCTCTTGCTCGCTGAAAATAGCAACAAGAACATTAGCACCCGTCACTTCACGCTTGCCCGAGGATTGCACATGAAAAACGGCACGTTGCAGAACGCGCTGGAAGCCTAATGTTGGCTGCACTTCACGTTCTTCATCATCTTCAGGAATTAATGGTGTCGTACTGTCGACGAATTCAATTAATTCCTTGCTTAAGGTTTCTAAGTTTACGCCGCAAGCTTTTAGTACACTTGAGGCTGCGCCATTTTCAATCAAAGCCAACAAAAGGTGCTCAACCGTCATGAATTCATGACGTTTGTCTCGTGCTGCTTTAAAAGCCGTATTCAGGGTTTGCTCTAGTTCTTTATCTAACATTGCTATTCCCTCTCTCTGAATCAATCAACCTTTTGTAGGTCACACATTAAGGGGTGCTCGTTTTGCTGTACGAACTGTTGAACCATTGCCACTTTCGTTTCGGCAATATCAAAGGGGTAAATGCCGCAGACACCCTTCCCTTTGGTATGCACTTCTAACATTACCTGTTTGGCCTTCTCTCCGTCCATTGAAAAAAAACGTTGTAATACAAATACGACAAAATCCATTGGCGTATAGTCGTCATTAAACAATACCACCTGATACATGGAAGGTGGCTTCAACTCGGTTTCTTCTGGTGCGATGGCAACACCAGAGTGACCTGGCTGATCTTCTTCTGATGTTAGCTTAATTTGCTGGTTTACAATCATCATATGCCTCTGAGGCTACAATTTTTCACGTAATTTGCCAAATCTGACGCATTACAACTTATTTACGCTACACATTTGCTATTG
The window above is part of the Marinomonas sp. THO17 genome. Proteins encoded here:
- the clpA gene encoding ATP-dependent Clp protease ATP-binding subunit ClpA, producing MLDKELEQTLNTAFKAARDKRHEFMTVEHLLLALIENGAASSVLKACGVNLETLSKELIEFVDSTTPLIPEDDEEREVQPTLGFQRVLQRAVFHVQSSGKREVTGANVLVAIFSEQESQTVYLLKRHGVARIDVVNYVAHGISKMGDSSDEVEQDEDTEETNTAPLQKFALNLNEEARNGKIDKLIGREYEVERVIQTLSRRRKNNPLLVGESGVGKTAIAEGLAKRIVDGQVPDVIADGVVYSLDLGALLAGTKYRGDFEKRLKQLLSELKKLPNAILFIDEIHTIIGAGAASGGVMDASNLLKPVLSSGGLRCIGSTTFQEFRGVFEKDHALARRFQKIDVNEPSVDDTYQILKGIIGAFEEHHQIKYEEPALLAAAELAQRYVTDRHMPDKAIDVVDEAGAYQRLQPEEQRKSVITVAEIEDIVSKIARVPVKAVNSDDRQVLANLERNLKMVVFGQDDAIDSLSAAIKLSRAGLKAEQKPIGSFLMAGPTGVGKTEVTKQLAKQLGLELIRFDMSEYMERHAVSRLIGAPPGYVGFDQGGLLTEAVTKNPHSVVLLDEIEKAHPEVFNLLLQVMDHGTLTDNNGRKADFRNVILIMTSNAGAEELARRSIGFSNQDNSTDGMEVINRTFTPEFRNRLDAVIQFQQLDERIIFNVVDKFLVELQAQLDPKGVLLDVSDNARGWLAHKGYDRQMGARPMARVIQEHLKKPLADKILFGDLNEGGNVKVTLDEKKDKLKFDVVKEAVIH
- the clpS gene encoding ATP-dependent Clp protease adapter ClpS, which translates into the protein MIVNQQIKLTSEEDQPGHSGVAIAPEETELKPPSMYQVVLFNDDYTPMDFVVFVLQRFFSMDGEKAKQVMLEVHTKGKGVCGIYPFDIAETKVAMVQQFVQQNEHPLMCDLQKVD